From the genome of Sulfurovum sp. NBC37-1, one region includes:
- the soxZ gene encoding thiosulfate oxidation carrier complex protein SoxZ — MGKMKIKAKEKNGVVQVKAMFKSLMADKEEAEKKKIDVQYIKRIVGKVNGKVVFEADTSGFMSENPLLKFSFTGAKKGDELEFEVTDNNGKTKTGKKKIK, encoded by the coding sequence ATGGGTAAAATGAAAATTAAAGCAAAAGAGAAAAACGGCGTTGTTCAAGTAAAAGCAATGTTTAAAAGTCTTATGGCTGACAAAGAAGAGGCTGAGAAAAAGAAAATTGATGTTCAGTACATTAAGCGTATTGTCGGAAAGGTAAACGGTAAAGTTGTCTTTGAAGCTGACACAAGCGGATTTATGTCAGAGAATCCATTGTTGAAGTTCTCATTTACGGGAGCAAAAAAAGGTGATGAACTGGAATTTGAAGTTACTGATAACAATGGTAAAACAAAGACAGGTAAGAAGAAAATAAAATAA
- a CDS encoding MBL fold metallo-hydrolase, translating to MKSLLAILIIVAFAAAIPFIGNKSIKVEHPSHLDADGNFIVHEWVKPHTGGGPEWDYNLKPVQISDRVWCFFGALEMPTKDNAGYMSNSCYIKGDDQWITWDTGPSYIFAKQAYAQMKKIADMPVKTVIISHEHDDHWLGNNFYKEVFGATIYGTPLINEDYYGPRHVDGKDYPGMQTRMIKALYQNAIRGTVLAKVDKTFEETSKFTISGVNLEYVRVGYAHSEDDWFLYLPDDKVVLAADVVMNGRVTSNRDGIVVGQINAINAIRAREWEHLVPGHGFVTDKSAADESVQYFALLKDRVLAKMEEGVVADMITKEVTLPEFKDKDLYWILSPGNVFRSYEELEMFDEDDLIDFSAEKSDGGNDQEKDEEA from the coding sequence ATGAAAAGTCTATTAGCCATATTAATAATAGTGGCATTTGCTGCGGCAATACCCTTTATTGGTAATAAAAGTATAAAAGTCGAACACCCGAGCCATCTGGATGCTGATGGTAACTTCATCGTTCATGAGTGGGTCAAACCACATACGGGTGGCGGTCCTGAATGGGACTACAACCTAAAGCCGGTTCAGATAAGTGACCGTGTATGGTGTTTCTTCGGTGCGCTTGAGATGCCGACAAAAGACAATGCCGGATATATGTCAAACAGTTGTTATATCAAAGGTGATGACCAGTGGATCACTTGGGATACAGGCCCATCGTATATCTTTGCAAAACAAGCATATGCACAGATGAAAAAAATCGCTGATATGCCTGTGAAAACAGTTATTATCAGCCATGAGCATGATGATCACTGGTTGGGTAACAACTTCTATAAAGAGGTATTCGGTGCTACGATCTATGGTACGCCATTGATCAATGAGGATTATTACGGTCCGAGACATGTTGACGGTAAAGATTATCCTGGTATGCAAACCAGAATGATCAAGGCACTCTACCAGAATGCGATCAGAGGTACCGTACTTGCAAAAGTGGATAAAACATTTGAAGAGACTAGCAAATTCACTATTTCAGGTGTGAATCTTGAGTATGTGAGAGTCGGTTATGCCCACTCAGAAGATGACTGGTTCCTCTATTTGCCGGATGACAAAGTAGTATTGGCTGCCGATGTCGTTATGAACGGTAGGGTAACTTCGAACAGAGACGGTATCGTTGTCGGACAGATCAATGCGATCAATGCGATCAGAGCCAGAGAGTGGGAACATTTGGTTCCGGGACATGGATTTGTCACTGACAAATCGGCAGCGGACGAGTCTGTACAATACTTTGCATTACTCAAAGACAGAGTGCTTGCAAAAATGGAAGAGGGTGTCGTTGCCGACATGATTACCAAAGAGGTAACTTTACCGGAATTCAAAGACAAAGACCTGTACTGGATCCTTAGTCCAGGAAACGTATTTAGATCTTATGAAGAACTGGAAATGTTCGACGAAGATGATCTGATCGACTTCAGTGCTGAAAAGAGTGATGGCGGTAACGATCAAGAGAAAGACGAGGAAGCGTAA
- the soxY gene encoding thiosulfate oxidation carrier protein SoxY yields MERRKFLGLGLAAAAVMLTPMAKLHAINFRETKPKAWEAAKSTDAIKALFGDAPLEKTDKIKFVAPKLAENGGSIPITLKSDLDIETIALFQDANPRSLSVVFSVPEGQKVDYSFRIKMRQTALVTIVAKTRDGKLYTTGKEIDVSIGGCGG; encoded by the coding sequence ATGGAAAGAAGAAAATTTTTAGGCTTGGGACTTGCGGCAGCAGCAGTAATGTTAACACCAATGGCAAAACTACACGCTATCAACTTTAGAGAAACTAAACCAAAAGCATGGGAAGCGGCAAAATCAACAGATGCAATCAAAGCACTGTTCGGAGATGCTCCACTGGAAAAAACAGATAAGATCAAATTCGTAGCGCCAAAACTGGCAGAGAACGGTGGATCGATTCCTATTACACTTAAAAGTGACCTGGACATTGAAACGATCGCACTTTTCCAAGATGCAAACCCCAGATCTCTATCAGTGGTATTCTCTGTGCCGGAAGGTCAAAAAGTAGATTACTCATTCAGAATTAAAATGAGACAAACTGCACTGGTTACTATCGTAGCAAAAACAAGAGATGGTAAACTCTATACGACCGGAAAAGAGATCGATGTATCTATCGGTGGATGTGGTGGTTGA
- a CDS encoding thioredoxin family protein: MKFKRLIFMLLTVVGIAFANDIDLDQIVHDAKKTNKHILVFLHITGCNYCLKMQEFTFDDEKVEAEIKKDFIFVDINVRDEGIVSFDGLKVSKLKFAKEIGYPMYPSCLFFDQNGELVYDEVGYRDEVKFLDTLHLVSTKAYNDVE; this comes from the coding sequence GTGAAGTTTAAACGACTTATTTTTATGCTCTTGACTGTTGTTGGCATAGCATTTGCCAATGACATCGATCTTGATCAGATTGTGCATGATGCAAAAAAAACCAATAAACATATATTGGTTTTTTTGCACATCACAGGATGTAACTACTGCCTCAAGATGCAAGAGTTCACTTTTGATGATGAAAAGGTAGAAGCAGAGATAAAAAAAGATTTTATTTTTGTAGATATCAATGTGCGTGATGAAGGCATTGTGTCTTTTGACGGGTTAAAAGTCAGCAAGCTCAAGTTTGCAAAAGAGATAGGTTACCCCATGTATCCAAGTTGTCTATTCTTTGATCAGAATGGAGAACTTGTATATGATGAAGTAGGCTACAGGGATGAAGTTAAATTCCTTGATACCTTACATTTGGTGAGCACTAAAGCCTACAATGATGTAGAGTAA